One Parcubacteria group bacterium genomic window, TGGTTGCCTTTATTTTGGTAATCATTGGGGGTTTAAACTGGCTTTGGATCGGTCTTTTAGGAGGCGGCGGTGTAGGTGATTGGCTAGGCGCCGATTTAGCGCGCGCAGTTTATGTATTGGTTGGTTTGTCGGCGGTTTATTTGATAGCGTTTCACAAGAAGGATTGCAAAATGTGCGGCAGTTC contains:
- a CDS encoding DUF378 domain-containing protein, whose amino-acid sequence is MKMLHMVAFILVIIGGLNWLWIGLLGGGGVGDWLGADLARAVYVLVGLSAVYLIAFHKKDCKMCGSSM